ATTAATAAAGTATGTCCAAGAAGGTTAATTTGTATTTTGTATCATATGTGGCAGATGGTATATGTACTTACAGATGGAAGTGTGTTGTTGAGAGAGCGATAACAACCCACAAAAACTGTGAGGCAACCCGTTAAAATGACATTTATTTTTGAATTaacattaacaactaatggggccACTGTTACACCTGCAACGACATCCATAATGAGTACGACTAAAATATATGTTAAAattttaagttatataaatatatttatatttatatacctgcTAGTGCAATGTTTGCTGCAAGCTCAAAATTCTTCATTGGCACAGGTAAAAATAAGTAAATGTTCACTTGCTAGTTGAAAGCAGCCTACAGTTAACACATATACAGTATATAAGAAATAACTTCATAAAACCAATCTATATAGCTTCTTCCTCGAGTCGTCCCGAGTTCATCATTAAACTAATAATTAAACATGTTGATCATAAATGAAAAAAATCAACCAATCAGTAAATACAAGTATAAGAAGTTTGCTACCATATTGTTTGATTAACAACTCGAATTCGTGATCAAAGAATGGTACGGACTCCTCCAAACTCGATCCGCCTCTTAATATGGTGCAAACTCCTAAGTAAGCAGTATGATGCATGGAcgatatatgtgtttatatacttCAAAAGTTTGTAATAACTGTGACAAGTATAAAAGAAATAAAACGTAACATACCCAATAAAAATATGCCATGTGTATCTTCATTGTCACGGTGTATAAATTGTACTTTTCGTTTCATTTTCTAAATAGTTGGATCATTGCTTTTTGTTTGACTTTGACATATTTGACTATTTTCTAGTCTTGAGGATGGGCCATGATCATTTCAAATTCAAGGAATGTAACATAACTTACCCAATAACAATATGCCATGTGTATCTTCATTCTAACAGGGTTAAAACAGTAATCTTTATTGTTTTTCTCTTTTGTTTGAATAATGCTTTCTAGAATTTCAAAGATAACAATTAAATTTGAACAAAATAAAGAGCATTtataatatttctatttctataactGTTTTAAATGAATTGCCAAATTTGTTACTCATTATAACATAATACATGTGATCAACAAATATTTGAATTTAACCAAGACGGGGCATGGGTTGCAAATATTATACTCGTATTATTCAAAACACAGTTTATGAATCTGTTAGGGTCAACAAAGAAGCTTAACAAGCATAACAAGAATCATTAAGCTATAAGTTGAAAGCTTATCCAGAAGAAAAGTTAGAATTTAAAAATGATACTCCTTTGTTTTGGATAATATAGATTTAGCATATGTTGATTTGAAAGAAACTTTTACCTAATCAAGCTAGCTTAATGAAAATTAAAGTGCCTACATTAAGAATGATGCTAGATACTTATTTCATATGCCTACAAATAACCAATCTAGCATTTCAATTAATACCTTAAAACATAAAATACAAATAGAACCAGCACTTGAACATTGTAATGTATCAAAACAGTAAGATATTGCTGCAACAGCATACATCTCAAACAACAAAACCATGTCATGTTTAATAAGATCGAAACTGATAAGAAAACATTCTTGGTCTCAATTCTTAAAGACAAATTTAGTATCACAAACAACAAAACCATGTCATGTTTAATAAGATCGAAACTGATAAGAAAACATTCTTGGTCAACGGTAACGGCGAAGGAACAATGTATTGTTCCTCTTCCAAGTAGCCCTTCTTGATGGACGTTGTTTGTGGTTCAAGTGTCCCTTTCCACGGAGTCCTCTGTATTTCTTACCGGCAGATGTAAGTCCTCTAAGCTCTCTGTGTTTGTGCACAGGGTTGCATATCCAGTTGATCCTTGGATCGTTACGAATAGCAGTATGTGCGGGATCCACCAAGATCACCTCAAAGTACTTGTAAGTTGAATCCTGCATTCAATAATAGTACTCAGTGGCCAAAACTTGGTTCAAAACAATTACAGTAATATCAAGTGTAGGTCTAAACAGGGTATTTGGATTGGGCCACTACCAAAGATTTTTTGTTAATTTTAAGGATATTGTAAATGACTAACGGGCCAGATATGATAATAATAGGAACTTATTAAAAGGTGATTTATTTATTATTGAAAAAGTAAACATAAACATAAGACTTAATACACATTTGTACACATTACATAGCACGTCAATGGATGGAGTCGAGATGAGCCAAACGCACAACAATTATTTGTCCATTTTTTGGTATTTCATGAACAAGTCATGAATATAATATGATTAAAAAGCTATGAAACTACAATAATAAGATACTTCTGGACTCAAGCTAAATAATACAGAGTATAACAAAGCCCAAATAAAGCATCATCTTACAAAGCAGAAAACTTTTCACCTGGTTAACACGTCTCATGTTTATCTAATTGCCAACATTTGATCAATTATCACTTTATTAGTAATATGCAACTGAAATTTATCTGTTCAAATACAAATCGACAAGATCTTAACCTTTAAACTACACCAATCATGTCTTTTCCTAAAAACCCAACTACCCTGCCTATTTGCGCATCATCTTTATCAACTAATGTGGCAACATATTAATTTGGTGAAACCACATAAACAATGAATTTTTCTATAATAAAAGAAGCATATGGTAGGTAACATATTACACAACTTCTCTATGAACAAACACATAGATGCATACCTCATTGAGCCAATAAGAGTTGAGAACCTTAAGCCCACCCAATTTTCTCCCGGCTCGTTCCTCAGCAACGGACCTCTTGCTTCGTTGGAACTTAAGTTGGGTGACACCCTGGTTTGTAGGCTTTCCATACACAATACCTTTGGGAACCGGCCTCTTCCTTCCACCACGCCTCACACGAACTCGGTAGATCACATACCCCTACAATTATTATATTACTATCGGTTTAACAAGAAAACATGTGACATCAAATGGTATCATATCAAATCAACCATAATGGAAAAGCTCAAATTCCGTAGACCTATGTAACTTGTAACGTGTAACTCAGGACTCAATACTTTTAAACATTACACATTTGATCTTATTCATGTCAAAATCACATGTTATTAAACTTTACACAAATAAACATTAATCATTACACATATAATTGAATGAGTTATTGCAAGATAACAACTGATTAACACTAATCAATCCTACACTTAGTTACATGTGAGTTATTATGTATTGTACAGTCTTCAAAATATGAATAGCATAATAACTTTCAAAAAAATGGAGTATACATAATGCACTTTTTCAAAATAAGTAATGTCCATAGACGCTACCACAAAATGCatcacatttttttttataaaagcttGCAACTAACAATCATTAAAACCATCATCATCAATATGTAAAATGGATAGGTTAAAAAGAGTGACCTGTTTGGCTTTATAGCCCATGCGACGAGCCTTATCGGGTCGGGTCGGGTGAGTAACCCGAACAATTGAAGGAAGCTGACGGTACTCCCAACACCTGACTCTCTGCATGAATCTCATAACATCTGATTGTTTCTTCCTCCATAACTCCGATACATAGGTATATGCACCTGTTTTCGATTATAATAATTAACGAATCAATTTCATTAAAAAAacatatgataatactaatttagCTGAGAGGTGTTTGTGATTACCCATTGTTGCAATCTGATCCGGCTACGATCTACCAGCAAAACGAATTATGACTGCTGATATTTCAGTCGGAAATATGAGTTGGAGGTTAGGGTTTTTTTAGTCAGCTAAAGTGATAAGGAGAATGTTGCCAGTCCAATAATTGCATATGGCCCATTATAGTTGGGCTTTAATTTGGCCCATTACAAAAAGAACGTATGAACTTTGGATTAACGACTAGTAGAGACTTTTGGGCCAATCACCAAAATACCAATTTTTTTGGCCTTTTCTGAGCTggatcccttttttttttttttttgagaatttgcccgcgcaaggcgcaaggatGTTTATACCTTGCGACCTTGCGGCTTGCGCCTTTGCGTGTAAACGCAAGGCGCAAGGATAaggacttgcgtccttgcgtccttgcgccttgcgtcttaTCAGAATGAATTTTTCCTGATTTCTGGATAAGATTTTttggattctttgtacctttacggATAAGATTATGTACCTGTCTATTTAATGAGGCTAGAACTCCAGATTAATCATTTTATTTCACTTCAATTTCAAAAAGATCAAGTCATTAGAGCATCGTTAAGGTACCAACTTTTATCTATTTTTTCACTAATTTGTGTCTTAATGAGTTGTAGTAATGATGAAGCATTTGTTGTTCATATATGTTGTGGGGGTAATTTTGAATTTGTTAACAACATACCAATGTATCTGCCTCTTGACTGTTTTAGAACCAGATTAAAACTACCACTTGCTCCACAAAAACCAATAAATCGAAGAGTATTGTTAAGGAAAATTCTCAAAAAAATTGAATTGCCACCTAATGCACCTGTTTCGTtaagatatattgataataatcatatttttgatattactgatgatcatgaagatttttttgagtttttaaaacacgctgtcacatacgagcctattgatatttatgttgtcgaCAAAGTTAGAATGCTTCAACCCGGACAAAGTTCACAAACACACCAGCCCCAATAAAATCCACAAACACACCATCTCCAACAAAACCTCCGGATTCTCGAGTCTCAACCAAACAAACAAACTCACCATCTGCAAAAAGAACAGGATGAAATACACAATTCCGAACCAAACCTCGAAACACACTATTTGGAAGAAAAACAGgctgaaataccacctccaaacacagaagaatttgacttcttcaaccatggcgccgagaacgtgtgtaaaattaaaaaaatagagaacccgtttatacctgttgttgggtctagtgaatcggatgaagcaagtgaagaggaagatgaagatgaagaagatgaagaaaaacaagatgtattctggaatatgccaactctacacagtcagcaagatgaagaaaacccagaatttacgaccccaattcaaaccacgtatcaggtatctgatttggtcaaagttcgtcaaacgttttcgaacaaggaagaattcgtaaaccagctatttacaaaatgccttgaagaaaactttcaaataaagcctgtaaagtcagacaaatctcggtacaccgctaaatgtgtgttgccaaattgtgagtggaaatgtagtgcatacaaaataagacacactgaaaactttatggttaaaaagttgcatgacgtacacacttgctcacgcacacaaattatgggaaacaataaacatgctactaaaaaggtgttgggtagtattcttatggattcgttcaaggctgctaatcgagagtataaaccaaaagatatacgtgatgatgtagcCAATCGGTTTAGAGTGAGCATATCATAtaatcaagcatggagggccaagtGTCAAGCAATAGAGATGTTACGTGGCAGTAGTGATGACTCCTTTAGAATGCTTCCCATTTACCTTCATAACCTTAAGATCCACAACCCGGGGACCATCACCAATTTGGTTACCGATAAAGAAAATAAATTTGTGATGTGCTACATGTCCATTGGAGTagttgtaagtaaatatatattagcaAAAACCACCTTTTAAAATGTACACCATACGCAAGGCGCAAGTGTCACCTTGCGCCAAcgaatacgcaaggacgcaagtacAACCTTGCGACTGGCAttaaagacgcaaggtcgcaaggcttTACTTGCGCTTCGTTGTCGCAAGACATAAGAGTATTCCTTGCGCCTTGCGTATGGTGTATGAGGtcttattaataatatttgatttTACTGTTAAAATTTcatgcagattcgatcatttgtgcaacatgtcctcccgataatcatcgtcgatgctgcacatttaaagggtgggtacctgggtactaatttagttgctgttgcgatggatggcaacaatggaattttgccattggcttatggaattggtgaagacgagacaaacagtgtttggtcatggttttttggtAACCTAAGGGATCATTTAATGAGTTGTGGTATGGTtgatcgtatgtcagagattacttttatttctgatcgtgctcctgcaatagcacacggcattgcaaacgtgtttccggaagcgtttcacgctcattgtgcacgtcatttattcatgaacatcaaaactaaatccaacaagatgaaattcttcgaatggcacttttggaaaatggttaaggcgtaccgtgcgtcggattttcatgatcatctagatgtatttcgaaggagattgaaagcgtcttataaagttctatgtgaggatggtatcaatagatggtccagaagtcaatctactcatattaggtattcataccttacaagcaacagtgtagagtctataaactctctatcaagacatgctcgtaaactacccgtttgcatgttgttcgaattttttcgttgttcaatacaggattggtatttcaaacatcgcaacaaatcagttagtcttacttcaccggttactccatatgttgaacgtaagctagctaagaggacggacaaatcaagaagatggcgagcatttccatcgacaaatgatctaatagaggtacatgatggacgaaaaaatgggttggttaatctacaagatagaacttgttcatgtggtcaatggcaattatcaggcatacccTGCGGTCATGTGATTGCATCAGCACGACACTTCGGAGTGGAGGATATTAGTTGTTATGTATCGCATTGGTTCAGCACTCAAACATACATAAATACGTATTCCGAACACATTCTTCCTCTcccccatcggtctgaatggtcggatccggGTCCCGGGATTTTGCAACTTGTACACCCCCCAGTTCTAAAGAAAAGACAACCCGGACGTCCTAAAGGTAAAAAACGCATTCCTTCAAAAGGTGAAGAAACTTCAAAAAAAGTAAGAACTTGTagtcgttgcaaagaaccaggtcattcTCGATCAACATGCCCAGCTGCTTATGACCGAACAGGTGAATCAACTTCTCAACGGGCAAGAAAGACAACCTCAAAGGCGAAAGAGACAGTCGAACCATCTCAAGCTTATCAATCTCAGTTTTATCCAACGTACAATTTAGGTAGTAATTAGTTCCTATAAGTCGTTTATTTTCAGGAACAAATTAAGGTGTGATGAATTCCGTTGTTGTAATATTTTTTAATTAGTATTTTATGATGTGGTTTCGTGTGTTACTTCACATGTTATAATATTGAATGCACAAGCTAGTGGTACAAGAATAATCAAAATGTTgtggcgcaaggtcgcaagatgaACCTTGCGTATGTTTCAAAAAatgggcgcaaggacgcaagaagtaCCTTGCGCCTGCTTCATCAAAAGGCGCATAGACGCAAGACGTACCTTGCGCCTGCTGCTAATTACGAGGCGCAAGGGCGCAAGAAGTACCTTGCGCCTAAGGCTATCAcgggacgcaaggtcgcaaggtctgaTTACACACCTTTGCGCCTTCAAAAATACAGTTAGGGACCTGTTCACAGTTTACAACATTTACAGTTTATACACAAATTACATAACTAACTACAGTTTTCAGAATAAAACCTCAGTTACCAACTTTTGCTTTCTCTTTTGGTGGGGGTTCCTGGGTATCAAAGCGTGCACGAAAGAAGGTCTTGGCCATTCTCACTCTGTAGTCTTCTGCGGCCTTTTTAGCATCTCCAATGTTTGGGATTTCATCCCACCCAAAGATCACCCTCTCCATATGGATGCAGACCCAAACACCACAGTCCCCATTACTTCCACTTTGCACCGGCACGACTGGTAACGGTGGGGAAAATGTACTGATGGCGGTGGTGCTGGcgatggtggtggtgatgtggtGAGTCTCAGAAGAAAGGTCGCAAGGGTAGACGGGTCGCAAGGGGGACGCAAGTGCAAGGTACTTAGTAATCGCCGTCGGTCGCAAAGTGGTCGCAAGAGATGAGTgtcggggtgtgtgtgtgtgtatgtggtgTGTGATATCTATATTTGACCTAAATTTTTAACAcatggacgcaaggacgcaagtcgcaaggacgcaagtcgcaaggtcgcaaggtctcttgcgccttgcgcgggcattttgtcaagtttttttttttttgggttccagctcagaaaagtccaaaaaaatgggtattttggtgattGGCCCGAGACTTTTTTCCCTTTTGCATTTATATTTGTACTACTAGATCATTTTATCTTATACGTACACAGTGTAATTTATGCAATAAATGGAATAAGATGGTTGTTAAACAATAGTTATAACGACATGAAGAAAAATGTTGCATTTTTGGGGATTATATTGCAGGGGACTTGTTATGAGGTGAGACCATTTTCAACAAGAATCAATTGGGTTTCCATAAGGTTCTTTTATATACATAATCGCATCGTGTAGACCCCAGTGTACGTTATAGATCCAGTACGAATACCGGAATACGCCTGCATGAAACTAATATCAACTATTTGACACGGTGtggcataagtaaatatatatatataactcataaaAATGTGGGCTAATCCAACCAATCTTGCTTGCACATGGAAAGTGCCCCCAGTTTACCTCTCCAACGAATCAATTTGACCAAAGGTATGAGTTCGTTAGCCCATGCTCAAGTTTAGTCTCCTTAAAAGATTACAAAATGACCATTTTAATTTAGAAGAATATGTTATTTGAGAGCTTTATGTTTAGTCTCTATCTATAGTTGATATAACTATGAATAgaatataatttatagaattaagTATTGATAAAGTGAATAAAAGATGACTT
This genomic window from Rutidosis leptorrhynchoides isolate AG116_Rl617_1_P2 chromosome 2, CSIRO_AGI_Rlap_v1, whole genome shotgun sequence contains:
- the LOC139893433 gene encoding large ribosomal subunit protein eL15-like; amino-acid sequence: MGAYTYVSELWRKKQSDVMRFMQRVRCWEYRQLPSIVRVTHPTRPDKARRMGYKAKQGYVIYRVRVRRGGRKRPVPKGIVYGKPTNQGVTQLKFQRSKRSVAEERAGRKLGGLKVLNSYWLNEDSTYKYFEVILVDPAHTAIRNDPRINWICNPVHKHRELRGLTSAGKKYRGLRGKGHLNHKQRPSRRATWKRNNTLFLRRYR